In a single window of the Delftia tsuruhatensis genome:
- the phnX gene encoding phosphonoacetaldehyde hydrolase — protein MNDTILSNATTDLSPLQAVIFDWAGTLVDFGSLAPTQIFVEAFASFGISITLAQARGPMGLSKWQHIHELLQDEGIRGQWHKAFGQQPVDADVDAIYARFMPMQIAKVGEFSAPIAGAPELLQWLRARGLKVGSCSGYPREVLNQLLPQAAASGLAPDHVVAGDEMAAGGRPGPFMALANVLALGIGDVRACVKVDDTVPGIEEGRNAGMWTVGLSLSGNEVGYSPAELAAAPAEEVRERVARAEAKLRAAGAHHVIASVKDLPQVLERIAQDMRAGHRPG, from the coding sequence ATGAACGACACCATCCTTTCCAACGCCACCACCGACCTTTCCCCGCTGCAGGCCGTCATCTTCGACTGGGCCGGTACCCTCGTCGACTTCGGCTCGCTCGCGCCCACGCAGATCTTCGTCGAGGCCTTCGCCAGCTTCGGCATCAGCATCACCCTGGCCCAGGCGCGCGGTCCCATGGGCCTGTCCAAGTGGCAGCACATCCATGAACTGCTGCAGGACGAAGGCATCCGTGGCCAGTGGCACAAGGCCTTCGGCCAGCAGCCCGTGGACGCCGACGTGGACGCCATCTACGCACGCTTCATGCCCATGCAGATCGCCAAGGTGGGCGAGTTCTCCGCGCCCATAGCCGGGGCCCCCGAGCTGCTGCAATGGCTGCGTGCCCGGGGCCTGAAGGTCGGATCGTGCTCCGGCTATCCGCGCGAAGTCCTGAACCAGCTGCTGCCCCAGGCGGCAGCCAGCGGCCTGGCGCCCGACCACGTGGTGGCCGGTGATGAAATGGCCGCCGGCGGCCGCCCCGGGCCCTTCATGGCCCTGGCCAATGTGCTGGCGCTGGGCATCGGCGATGTGCGCGCCTGCGTGAAGGTGGACGACACCGTGCCAGGCATCGAGGAAGGGCGCAACGCCGGCATGTGGACCGTGGGCCTGAGCCTGTCGGGCAACGAAGTCGGCTACTCCCCCGCCGAACTGGCCGCCGCCCCCGCCGAGGAAGTGCGCGAGCGCGTGGCCCGCGCCGAAGCCAAGCTGCGCGCGGCCGGCGCCCACCACGTGATCGCCAGCGTCAAGGACCTGCCGCAGGTGCTGGAGCGGATTGCGCAGGACATGCGCGCTGGCCATAGGCCAGGTTGA